In Notolabrus celidotus isolate fNotCel1 chromosome 5, fNotCel1.pri, whole genome shotgun sequence, the genomic window CTGTTGTTACTGGCAGAGGGATGTTACTGTTAAGAGTTAAAGGAAACACACATAGCTTATATTCATTGAGTAATACATGTttcataaaatcaatcaatcacagaGCTTTAATGCTGTGTTACCATAGTGATAAGATAGAAAACCTCCTGGTACTCCAGGCAGGGGCTGGAGAGGCGGGTACAGGTCCAGAGACCAGTAGAGCCAACACTGTGTAAACATATGAATCCACCTCCCTCTGCAGAGCCCTCTTCAGGGGGAACTCCATTTAAAGTCCAGGGCCAAACCGGAATCCTGCAGGGCTAACAGAGTCAGGGTTCAGAGACTGGATCCTGGATGGGTTTCTCAGAGTCCTTGACAGGTCCCTTACAGTCCTGGTCGGATTCTGCAGAGTCCTGGTCTGGTTCATCATATTCTTGATCTGGTTCTGCAGAGTCCTGGTCTGGTTCTGCAGAGTCCTTGTCCAGTTCAGCAGGCTCAGAAAAGCCTTTAAGAGTTCTGGACTCAGTTTTCGGGTCTCTGCGATGAGCCGTTTGACGCCGACCATCCATTGGCTGACTTCAGTCACATGATCGACCATCAGAGAACGATGGACGTCATCGGCCGAGTCCCAACGACCTGACTGTAActctgagagacagacaggaagacagacaggtgaggcttcaggtggacagacaggggtaaacatgcacagacaggaagacagacaggtgaggcttcaggtggacagacaggggtaaacatgcacagacaggtagagagggaGACAAGTGTTACCGTGAGACAGGCAGTCCATGCGTCTCCTGACAGGTAGGCTCAGTCCTACCTGCCCTCCAGCTGTCCTCCAGCAGGCAGAGCCTCTTCCCCACATCATTACACACCtgctcctgcacacacagaggtcaaaggtcactaaGTCCAAAATGTCTGAACCAAGGGtacatctcgctcggctggaagaaAGCTTCCAGCAATGCCTCTGCCCcttggtggctggctgcagtataggtcaaaaaactctctcccccattcatttgaaactCTACAAAACggtatttttcgttagttattagaggttaaaaacgGGTTTTTACCTCTGAGTTTGGTTTGATAGACAGCTGccatagagggaaactccataggatcttgtgacgctacgctgtaggcgGAACTTGTTACCGTGCcgacacagaaattaccgtggcaaccacagaaattccgAGCtttgcaggctctggctgcacaatggctgcgacCCGGAgcagggttttttggcttcagaaccgtacaacgggaagaggtggagcaacgctgtccatttttatttacagtctatggtctgaacagCTGTCATCCTAGTGGCTGCCTGAGGTACTACACCAGCATGTACCGTCTCCTTACCTCAGGCTATCTTTAACTGATCTTTTTTTCCACATCTTTCATCGACATGATCTGTACtctcaggctgttttcgaaaaggcctgctacatactacctactaatgtagtaggcagtaggtattgcctactacatactgcgtttgaatttagtatgtagtatgactgttctgttggatctgtgttgcagtatgctgggccaaacgtcactgaatttcaggtttcagaaagcggaagtaaacaacggccaagctgatagcgaaactgcttatt contains:
- the sra1 gene encoding LOW QUALITY PROTEIN: steroid receptor RNA activator 1 (The sequence of the model RefSeq protein was modified relative to this genomic sequence to represent the inferred CDS: deleted 3 bases in 2 codons), yielding MEDMYVKPGNQERGWNDPPQFSYGLQKAHGPQKNLLNKRVAPPAVTGSGASPMTPPSFNPLTPPPIGAAPPPLNPAGPPPPPPPPGCVATPPPPLGPVRSKREADSSQSESEPDVEAVLSVLKKALAACRQSIKEQVCNDVGKRLCLLEDSWRAGRLSLPVRRRMDCLSHELQSGRWDSADDVHRSLMVDHVTEVSQWMVGVKRLIAETRKLSPELLKAFLSLLNWTRSAEPDQDSAEPDQEYDEPDQDSAESDQDCKGPVKDSEKPIQDPVSEP